The genomic interval TTTCTTTTAAACATTAAGATAATTCATGCCTTTTTATTTTAATTCTTTAACGGCAATATTACGGTACCGGTGAGCTGCACCAGGCCGCCAGGCACCAGACATATTAAAGGATTTTGCTGCTTCAGAATATACAGCTGACCAGTGCGTTTGTAATCCGATCATACCCTCTACAGCTCCGGCAATAAAGTCGTTTTTGGGCTGGGTAACATCCCACATCTGTTCTCCATTGATCCATAAAGTAAGGTGGGGCACTTCACCCGTCATGCGGATGCGGAAAGTATTCCATTCATTGGGCTTCCAGACTTCTCCTTTTTTTGCCGCTTTGGCACTCTGGCTGATCCGGAGCATTTCGCCAATCAGATCACCAGTGCCACCGGGCTCAGATAATTCCACCTGGTAGCCCTGGCCGCTTTCGGTAGAGCGGAGAAATATTCCTCCATTACAAAAAGAGTCTACTTTTACATCCAGGTATAGTTCATAGTTCTTAAACTTTTTGTCGGTAAGCAATACACCGCCCTGGCCATATGGTTGCTGTTTGAGGACAATAACACCCTTTTCCACATAAATATGAGGAGTAGTTCCCTGATGGGTGGTACGGCTGATATGCCAGCCATTCAGGTTTTTCCCATTAAACAGCGGTGTAAATCCTGGTGGAATTTTGCCAATCTGGGCATGTGAATAATAGCTACTACATACCCATATTCCCAAGTAAAGCAATGTTCTAACTATAATTTTCATGACCTTCTTTTTCTGAGTAATGCCAAATTTATTCTGAAACTTCCCGTACTACCCTGAAACCTACATCCCAGCCATTCCCAGGTCCTGCCGCATGGGTCATGTAAGTGGCATTTTTTACATCTCCCACAAAGGAAGCACCTTTCAATACATGTACTTTACCTGATTTGGGAGGTAACGGATCAGCAAAGATTTTCTCATTATAATAATCCTGCACCCATTCCCACACATTGCCCAATGTATCATAAAGCCCCAGGCATTGGGTTTCTTTTGTCCAACCAGGGCAGTGGCAGGGATTCCCATCTGGGCCGAAAGGCGGATTTCACTCCAGGCAATATCATCTTGTGTACCGGCACGGGCAGCATACTCCCATTCAAATTCTGTAGGAAGCCGGTAAACTACTTTTCCCCCTTCCAGTTGCGTTAGTTTTTTAAGAAAAGCTTGTGCCTCCTGCCAGGTAATATTTTCTACCGGGTGCATGTCCGGATCATCAGTGACTTGCTTACCCTGAAAAACTGAAGGATTTTTGCCCATCACCCGTTTCCACTGCGCCTGTGTTACTT from Rhodocytophaga rosea carries:
- a CDS encoding 3-keto-disaccharide hydrolase, with translation MKIIVRTLLYLGIWVCSSYYSHAQIGKIPPGFTPLFNGKNLNGWHISRTTHQGTTPHIYVEKGVIVLKQQPYGQGGVLLTDKKFKNYELYLDVKVDSFCNGGIFLRSTESGQGYQVELSEPGGTGDLIGEMLRISQSAKAAKKGEVWKPNEWNTFRIRMTGEVPHLTLWINGEQMWDVTQPKNDFIAGAVEGMIGLQTHWSAVYSEAAKSFNMSGAWRPGAAHRYRNIAVKELK
- a CDS encoding SUMF1/EgtB/PvdO family nonheme iron enzyme, with amino-acid sequence MWEWVQDYYNEKIFADPLPPKSGKVHVLKGASFVGDVKNATYMTHAAGPGNGWDVGFRVVREVSE
- a CDS encoding formylglycine-generating enzyme family protein, with amino-acid sequence MKILVMYNISICLLLFAFPLFAQKSEFTNTIGMEFVLINPGSFTLGKFQPPYPKPKPKESQSSQPGRGNGYTPAQYQLAKKMAKQDAREGFQVSIDKPFYLGKFEVTQAQWKRVMGKNPSVFQGKQVTDDPDMHPVENITWQEAQAFLKKLTQLEGGKVVYRLPTEFEWEYAARAGTQDDIAWSEIRLSAQMGIPATALVGQKKPNAWGFMIHWAMCGNGCRIIIMRKSLLIRYLPNQVKYMY